In Blastocatellia bacterium, one DNA window encodes the following:
- a CDS encoding UvrD-helicase domain-containing protein, giving the protein MTREHLTPDQRRAVETLGRSLVVTAGPGAGKTRVLVERVLRILEGGLANMDEIVAITFTNKAANEMKAKIRLALRERMRHTPSRRWHEAKRQLETAAISTIHGFCARLLRAHPIAAQVDPEFVILDEFQSRVLLIRAVEEVIEEGIEAQDAILGRLVIGYSRRGLIEAVADLYAMARALGMHVEQVLALTENKRRTPADYQAMVERLEEIVRRLEALPKPTERMAAQIAAFVRTYRLYGPLLRLEPRIEDITVLEECMRALRDARIEKRGRLSELAAEVEACLEEIELTFYDACAGETIAALGRLLQRVDERYATLKREAIGLDYEDLQWKARELLRTQAAIADSVRREIKFLLVDEFQDTNALQKEVLDLLRGGGDRPQLFIVGDAKQSIYNFRGAAVEVFLKAQRELQEQGGAHIELEHNFRSTAKLVHFFNAFFARLMHVEEGAWTAEMLEALGRTPFVESVARREGHVAAPVELLLEVGPHVRTAEDARRWEAQRLAERIVRMVGEGELLVGEEQGDGRERVRAVRYGDIALLFRAMTDVKVYERALRERGIPYYVLAGRGFYEREEIRDLLSLLQFLENATDEIALAATLRSPLFGLSDEALFWLRQAAEASGDGWLDPHPLLTSLQHHEHAWGIAAQERPRVARAAEVLTRLLHLRDRLSLVELLQEILALTQFDAIQATAFDGHQRVANIRKLIELAREFEASGPRTLDEFTAFVQQFAEMAEESEAQVTTETADAVRLMTVHKAKGLEFPVVILPDLGRPFRKDAPPLIFDRAAGIGMKIPDHRGRLHDTWSRRRVLEVLRLREHFEHQRLLFVAMTRARDYLVLSGAAERLVVQEEEAEAAPILPGASWLEWIARVLGLRSIEGLPEEYEWNGVKIRITLGTGEALKREAGASKPLIARYPQLERGEPVASSLLPPLSDDQRAAMERVLSRLAPALRDIGGSVSPIAVTRVLAFHRCPLQFYFESVLNLPAWDEVDEAREPSREIGRVPSTLRGRIVHRFCEEYDGSEPWEATLDRLVEEMVISGASASSGGLADVAQLVNQEAEASWDERLRVYRKRVKEDVRPLVETYVRSDLYRAIEAILWGEKPGRVESEREILYRTAWGIVRGRLDKLIWTEDEVAWIVDFKTNRAGGDLGALVEEYALQMQIYALAAQRAWRPRAVRAELYFLDPNVRVPVPVEAFDETATLLERLTEEIARARTLADFPARPEPDRCRRCPCAGFCPERAV; this is encoded by the coding sequence ATGACTCGCGAGCATCTCACTCCCGATCAACGTCGCGCCGTGGAAACGCTCGGTCGGTCGCTCGTTGTGACAGCCGGACCAGGGGCTGGGAAGACGCGAGTGCTCGTCGAGCGCGTGCTGCGCATCCTCGAAGGCGGCCTCGCCAACATGGATGAGATCGTCGCCATTACGTTCACCAACAAAGCGGCCAATGAGATGAAGGCGAAGATTCGGCTCGCCTTGAGGGAGCGCATGCGACACACTCCCTCGCGGCGATGGCACGAAGCGAAGCGGCAGTTGGAGACAGCGGCGATCTCCACAATCCACGGATTCTGCGCCCGCTTATTGCGCGCGCATCCGATCGCTGCGCAAGTGGACCCGGAGTTCGTCATCCTCGACGAATTCCAAAGCCGCGTGCTCCTCATACGAGCCGTCGAGGAGGTCATCGAGGAAGGCATCGAGGCGCAAGATGCGATCCTCGGACGTTTGGTCATCGGATATTCGCGGCGCGGATTAATCGAAGCGGTTGCCGATCTCTATGCCATGGCGCGCGCCTTGGGCATGCACGTGGAACAGGTCCTCGCCCTGACCGAGAACAAGCGGCGCACACCGGCTGACTATCAAGCGATGGTCGAACGGCTCGAGGAGATCGTGAGAAGGCTCGAGGCACTCCCGAAGCCGACCGAGCGCATGGCTGCGCAGATCGCCGCCTTCGTCCGCACCTATCGGTTGTATGGACCGCTCCTGCGTCTGGAGCCGCGGATCGAAGACATCACTGTCTTGGAAGAGTGCATGCGGGCGCTGCGGGATGCGCGTATCGAGAAGCGCGGGCGCTTGAGTGAGCTGGCTGCGGAAGTGGAAGCTTGTTTGGAGGAGATCGAGCTGACGTTCTACGATGCGTGTGCGGGAGAGACGATCGCCGCGCTAGGTCGCCTCCTGCAGCGCGTGGACGAACGCTACGCGACCCTCAAACGCGAAGCGATCGGTCTCGATTATGAGGATCTGCAATGGAAAGCGCGCGAGTTGCTCCGCACGCAGGCCGCGATCGCGGACTCCGTCCGGCGAGAGATCAAGTTCCTCCTCGTGGACGAGTTCCAAGACACGAACGCCTTGCAGAAGGAGGTCCTCGATCTCTTGCGGGGAGGAGGAGATCGACCTCAGCTCTTCATCGTCGGCGATGCGAAGCAATCCATCTACAACTTCCGCGGAGCAGCGGTCGAAGTGTTTCTGAAAGCGCAGCGGGAGTTACAAGAGCAGGGAGGCGCGCACATCGAGTTGGAGCACAATTTTCGAAGCACAGCGAAACTCGTACACTTCTTCAACGCGTTCTTCGCTCGCCTCATGCACGTAGAGGAGGGGGCGTGGACGGCGGAGATGCTCGAAGCCTTAGGGCGAACGCCTTTCGTGGAGAGCGTGGCGCGGCGAGAAGGGCACGTGGCGGCGCCCGTCGAATTGCTTCTGGAAGTCGGCCCGCATGTCCGCACGGCGGAGGACGCGCGCCGATGGGAGGCTCAACGCCTGGCCGAACGCATCGTGCGCATGGTGGGCGAGGGCGAGCTGCTGGTGGGAGAAGAACAGGGAGACGGACGCGAGCGCGTGCGCGCGGTCCGCTACGGTGACATAGCGCTGCTCTTCCGCGCGATGACCGATGTGAAGGTTTACGAGCGGGCCTTGCGCGAGCGCGGCATCCCGTATTATGTGCTCGCCGGACGGGGCTTTTACGAGCGCGAGGAGATTCGCGACTTGCTCTCGCTGCTTCAGTTCCTCGAGAATGCGACGGACGAGATAGCTCTCGCGGCGACTCTGCGCTCGCCGCTCTTCGGTTTGTCGGATGAGGCGCTCTTCTGGCTGCGGCAGGCGGCGGAGGCATCGGGCGATGGATGGCTCGATCCCCATCCGCTCCTGACGAGCTTGCAGCATCACGAGCACGCGTGGGGGATCGCCGCCCAAGAACGTCCGCGCGTCGCCCGTGCCGCTGAGGTGCTCACCCGCCTCCTTCATCTGCGAGATCGGCTCTCTTTGGTCGAATTGCTTCAGGAGATCCTCGCACTCACGCAATTCGACGCCATTCAGGCGACGGCCTTCGATGGCCACCAGCGCGTGGCCAATATTCGAAAGCTCATCGAGCTGGCGCGCGAGTTCGAAGCCAGCGGGCCACGAACGCTCGATGAGTTCACGGCTTTCGTCCAGCAATTCGCCGAGATGGCCGAGGAGAGCGAAGCTCAAGTGACGACCGAGACCGCCGATGCCGTGCGGTTGATGACCGTGCATAAAGCGAAAGGCTTGGAATTCCCCGTCGTCATCCTCCCGGACTTGGGACGTCCCTTCCGCAAGGATGCTCCGCCCCTCATCTTCGATCGGGCCGCGGGCATCGGGATGAAGATCCCGGATCACCGAGGGCGACTTCACGATACGTGGTCGCGACGGCGCGTCCTCGAGGTCCTTCGACTTCGCGAACATTTCGAGCATCAGCGACTGCTCTTCGTCGCGATGACGCGCGCGCGGGATTATCTTGTCCTCTCCGGAGCGGCTGAGCGTCTCGTCGTTCAGGAAGAAGAGGCCGAAGCGGCGCCCATCCTTCCTGGGGCGAGCTGGCTCGAATGGATCGCACGCGTCTTAGGACTGCGGAGCATTGAAGGGCTTCCCGAGGAATATGAGTGGAACGGCGTGAAGATTCGAATCACTCTCGGCACAGGGGAAGCTTTGAAGAGGGAAGCGGGCGCCTCGAAGCCGCTGATTGCGCGTTATCCGCAGCTTGAGCGCGGCGAACCTGTTGCCTCCTCGCTTTTGCCTCCACTCTCTGATGACCAACGTGCGGCCATGGAACGCGTGCTGAGTCGTTTGGCCCCCGCTCTACGGGACATCGGCGGGAGTGTCTCGCCGATCGCCGTCACGCGCGTGCTCGCGTTCCACCGCTGTCCGCTTCAGTTCTATTTCGAGAGCGTCCTCAACCTCCCGGCGTGGGATGAGGTGGATGAGGCGAGGGAACCTTCACGAGAGATCGGACGAGTCCCTTCCACACTGCGCGGGCGTATCGTCCATCGCTTTTGTGAGGAATACGATGGGTCGGAGCCATGGGAGGCTACGCTCGATCGCCTCGTCGAGGAGATGGTCATTAGTGGAGCCTCCGCATCGAGCGGAGGATTGGCGGATGTCGCTCAGCTGGTGAACCAAGAGGCCGAGGCCTCGTGGGACGAACGCCTGCGCGTCTATCGGAAGAGGGTCAAAGAAGATGTGCGTCCACTTGTCGAAACCTACGTACGGAGCGATCTCTATCGCGCGATCGAGGCGATCCTGTGGGGGGAGAAGCCCGGACGTGTCGAGAGCGAGCGCGAGATCCTCTATCGCACGGCGTGGGGGATCGTGCGAGGGCGGTTGGATAAGCTGATCTGGACCGAGGATGAAGTGGCGTGGATCGTTGACTTCAAGACGAATCGCGCGGGCGGAGACCTCGGAGCGCTCGTCGAAGAGTACGCGCTGCAGATGCAGATCTACGCGCTCGCCGCGCAGCGCGCGTGGCGGCCGCGCGCGGTTCGCGCGGAGCTGTACTTTCTCGATCCCAATGTGCGTGTGCCCGTACCGGTGGAAGCGTTCGATGAAACGGCGACGCTGCTGGAGCGGTTGACCGAAGAGATCGCGCGGGCTCGAACGCTGGCGGACTTTCCAGCGCGCCCTGAGCCCGATCGGTGTCGGCGTTGTCCCTGCGCCGGTTTCTGTCCCGAACGCGCGGTCTGA
- a CDS encoding threonine/serine dehydratase gives MHAIPTILDILDAERLIRRYLPRTPLYPCPGLSELLQAEVYVKYENHQPIGAFKVRGGVNLIARLSEEERRRGVITASTGNHGQSIAWAARLFGVRARVVVPVGSNPDKVKAIERLGAEIIVHGRDFDEAREYVEALAEREGYRYIHSANEPHLIAGVGTIGLEIVEDLPDVEVILVPVGGGSGASGISIAARALNPEIEVIGVQSEAAPAAYLSWREGRVVATDFMNTFAEGLATRVGFELPLAILRENLADFVLVSEDEIRRAMLLMMEATHNLVEAAGAAPLAAALRIRDRLCGRKVVLDLSGGNITLVALRQLLVA, from the coding sequence ATGCACGCCATTCCGACGATCCTCGACATCCTCGATGCCGAACGGCTCATCCGTCGGTATCTTCCCCGCACGCCGCTGTATCCGTGCCCGGGATTGAGCGAGCTGCTCCAGGCCGAGGTGTACGTGAAATACGAAAACCATCAACCGATCGGGGCGTTCAAGGTGCGCGGCGGGGTAAATCTGATCGCGCGTCTGAGCGAGGAGGAACGACGACGCGGCGTCATCACAGCTTCGACGGGGAACCATGGTCAGTCCATCGCATGGGCCGCGCGACTCTTCGGCGTGCGAGCGCGCGTCGTCGTGCCCGTCGGCAGTAATCCCGATAAGGTGAAGGCCATCGAGCGCCTCGGCGCGGAGATCATCGTCCACGGGAGAGATTTCGACGAGGCGCGCGAATACGTCGAGGCGTTAGCTGAGCGCGAGGGGTATCGGTACATCCACTCGGCGAACGAGCCGCACTTGATCGCGGGCGTGGGAACGATCGGCTTGGAGATCGTCGAAGACCTGCCGGACGTCGAGGTCATCCTCGTCCCCGTCGGCGGCGGCAGCGGCGCTTCCGGTATCTCCATCGCCGCTCGTGCTCTCAATCCGGAGATCGAAGTCATCGGCGTCCAATCCGAAGCGGCCCCGGCCGCCTATCTCTCTTGGCGCGAGGGACGGGTCGTCGCGACCGACTTCATGAACACGTTCGCCGAGGGACTGGCGACTCGCGTCGGCTTCGAGCTGCCGCTCGCCATCCTGCGCGAGAACCTCGCCGATTTCGTCCTCGTCAGCGAAGACGAGATTCGTCGCGCCATGCTCCTCATGATGGAAGCGACCCATAATCTCGTCGAAGCTGCCGGAGCCGCGCCCTTGGCCGCCGCCCTTCGGATCCGCGACCGATTGTGCGGACGCAAGGTCGTACTCGATCTCTCCGGCGGTAATATCACGCTCGTCGCCCTGCGCCAACTCCTCGTGGCGTGA
- a CDS encoding rhodanese-like domain-containing protein, whose amino-acid sequence MEIEPEELKALLEERPEAILLVDVRQPDEHAYCCIPSSRLIPWPELPWRASELNPRAEIVLYCYQGVRSALAAAWLAELGFERVRILRGGIRAWAARIDPSLPQYGAHSEELTEEGRIR is encoded by the coding sequence ATGGAGATCGAGCCTGAGGAATTGAAGGCCCTTCTGGAGGAACGTCCGGAGGCCATCCTTCTGGTGGATGTGCGACAGCCGGACGAACATGCCTATTGCTGCATCCCCAGCTCGCGGTTGATCCCATGGCCCGAGCTTCCGTGGCGCGCGAGCGAGTTGAATCCGCGTGCTGAGATCGTCCTCTATTGCTATCAGGGCGTGCGAAGTGCGCTCGCCGCGGCTTGGCTCGCGGAGCTGGGGTTCGAACGCGTTCGAATTCTGCGTGGTGGGATCCGAGCGTGGGCTGCGCGCATTGATCCCTCGCTTCCACAGTATGGAGCGCATAGCGAGGAATTGACGGAGGAAGGGAGAATCCGATAG
- a CDS encoding PD-(D/E)XK nuclease family protein: protein MGRIEIWFEPVLGKNREIFVSHCQDALRAGHDRTFLYLVATRPLWEDVVRRIVDGERVTACGELRVFLFDGFVRRFLQEGRQTPLFLEEGERGVIVERLLAELNARGMLRHVREIAHLPGCARSIARLLGELQRADMSAEDFAEFASRTALTDARDHDVATIYTAYARVLNDIVALDPDGAYRSVLEIFRRRPDLPPWLRETRVLLIEGFFDFTPVQKTLLRYLIERIPKTMVSLVFDPENPSVFQEPLAATLQFFHSFGERAITLQRTETLSYDVRLRPLRRLFADTGGTGERGERIVEGEPPITIIAAMGFAEEVREIARLIKRLVHDEGYRTSEIAVIARDVAYLRALGEELPRLGIPIALDVREPLTAVPIVKAALRVLEARVERERAAAYAALLKSDYLRSFSSYDRDALESAMRAVGVDLNIHEFRKRARDLRRIKEHQAQTLTARTVDLEEVQQELARLRRAEAALEATLEAVDGMQRALAHIPERGQVPDFVEGFRRALDAFGLRDQVQRELLEAGRDEEAWRRIARDLRGWQALEECLDRLVHLCERADRAIAAHGIQGAREDKTTITAATVFQRPLDVREFRDLFVHWIEQVEFRRERGDPAGVRLLEATQARGLAFRVVILPGLIEGGFPRAPEHDWIYSMAERERLAAAGLFLEDLSPRRFEAKEAHFFYHAVGQATERVYLTYPRAEATGEDTVPSPFLEEVREVYGEGEGGISAIPIREIDPTTYDVRAIASLDDGRRALLASVYQTTPDDALVLHLYNEALRAGWVDQSLLHRAAIERRREAGEPGPFTGVLTDAVVRQHLRGRFGPRRIYSPSQLNTYGQCPFRFFAQRVLRLEKREEASLDLVALDRGYLLHVILHEFFERHGRGSLAPERRYEYREEMARVAERIFSEYEQKALPINRALWELEKAELLDTLIQFLDAEIAYQQRTGGRMRPYWLELGFGIEPQDRDRCHPDSRREPLVLRRAKSSSEHGRAIVEEDRLQIRGRIDRVDRSDEGHYIAYDYKSGSGASAEEIEEGVDLQLPLYILALERLFLRPGEEVVGGGYYSIRTGKRTRGLYRREAVELTAISERARSSLPTPEWRERLVRAEHFAWQYVEGMRRGDFRVQPRSTRVCQHCEFQAVCRFDPYRAHFAVNEGSSAFEERE, encoded by the coding sequence GTGGGCCGCATCGAGATCTGGTTCGAACCGGTTTTGGGAAAGAACCGAGAGATCTTCGTCTCCCATTGCCAGGATGCGTTGCGGGCCGGGCACGACCGGACATTCCTCTATCTCGTGGCGACGCGTCCGCTCTGGGAGGACGTCGTGCGTCGGATCGTGGACGGCGAGCGTGTGACAGCTTGTGGAGAGCTGCGCGTGTTTCTCTTCGACGGCTTCGTGCGGCGATTCCTTCAGGAGGGCCGACAAACTCCCCTGTTCCTCGAGGAAGGAGAGCGCGGCGTCATCGTCGAGCGTTTGCTCGCGGAACTGAACGCTCGGGGAATGCTCCGGCACGTTCGGGAGATCGCCCATTTGCCAGGCTGTGCTCGTTCGATCGCGCGATTGCTCGGCGAACTCCAGCGCGCGGATATGTCGGCGGAGGATTTCGCCGAATTCGCCTCGCGAACGGCTCTCACCGATGCTCGCGATCATGATGTGGCGACAATTTACACCGCGTACGCGCGCGTGCTGAATGATATTGTCGCTCTCGATCCGGATGGCGCGTATCGCAGCGTCTTGGAGATCTTCCGCCGACGTCCGGATCTCCCCCCTTGGCTGCGGGAGACGCGCGTGCTCTTGATCGAGGGCTTCTTCGACTTCACCCCCGTTCAGAAGACGCTGTTGCGGTATTTGATCGAGCGCATCCCGAAGACCATGGTGAGCCTGGTCTTCGATCCGGAGAATCCGTCCGTCTTTCAGGAGCCGCTCGCCGCTACGCTTCAGTTCTTTCACTCGTTCGGCGAGCGCGCCATCACGCTGCAAAGGACGGAGACGCTCTCCTACGATGTGCGTCTTCGACCTTTGCGGCGACTCTTCGCCGATACGGGGGGGACGGGCGAGCGTGGGGAGCGGATCGTCGAGGGCGAGCCCCCAATCACGATCATCGCGGCGATGGGGTTTGCGGAAGAGGTCCGGGAGATCGCTCGCCTCATCAAGCGGCTCGTTCACGATGAGGGGTACCGGACGTCGGAGATCGCTGTGATCGCGCGCGACGTCGCATATCTGCGGGCACTCGGAGAAGAACTGCCGCGCTTGGGCATTCCCATTGCGCTCGATGTGCGAGAGCCGTTGACCGCCGTTCCCATCGTCAAGGCCGCGTTGCGCGTCCTGGAAGCGCGCGTGGAACGGGAGCGGGCCGCCGCGTATGCGGCGCTGCTCAAGAGCGACTATCTCCGTTCGTTCAGCTCATACGATCGCGATGCCCTCGAGAGCGCGATGCGCGCCGTGGGCGTGGACTTGAACATCCACGAGTTTCGGAAACGGGCGCGCGATCTTCGGCGGATCAAGGAGCACCAGGCGCAGACGCTCACGGCGCGAACGGTGGATCTGGAAGAAGTGCAACAGGAGCTGGCGCGGCTCCGGCGTGCGGAAGCTGCGCTGGAAGCGACGCTCGAAGCCGTGGATGGGATGCAGCGCGCGCTCGCGCACATCCCCGAGCGGGGGCAGGTTCCCGATTTCGTGGAGGGGTTCCGACGTGCGCTCGACGCCTTTGGACTGCGGGATCAGGTGCAGCGCGAGCTTCTCGAAGCCGGACGAGACGAGGAGGCCTGGCGACGGATCGCCCGCGATTTGCGAGGGTGGCAAGCCCTGGAGGAATGCTTGGATCGGCTTGTGCATCTCTGCGAGCGCGCCGATCGCGCGATCGCTGCGCATGGGATTCAGGGAGCACGCGAGGATAAGACCACGATCACTGCGGCGACTGTATTCCAACGGCCACTCGACGTGCGGGAATTTCGCGATCTCTTCGTGCATTGGATCGAGCAGGTGGAGTTTCGTCGGGAGCGCGGTGATCCTGCTGGCGTCCGCTTGTTGGAAGCCACGCAGGCGCGCGGCCTCGCCTTCCGCGTCGTCATTCTGCCGGGGTTGATCGAAGGGGGATTCCCTCGCGCACCCGAACACGATTGGATTTATTCGATGGCTGAACGAGAGCGACTGGCCGCCGCCGGTCTTTTCCTCGAAGACCTCTCGCCGCGTCGCTTCGAGGCCAAAGAAGCGCATTTCTTCTATCATGCCGTCGGTCAAGCGACCGAGCGCGTGTATTTGACCTATCCGCGCGCGGAGGCAACGGGCGAGGACACGGTCCCTTCGCCCTTCCTCGAGGAAGTGCGCGAAGTCTATGGAGAGGGCGAGGGGGGGATCTCGGCGATCCCGATTCGAGAGATAGATCCGACGACCTACGATGTGCGGGCCATCGCTTCGCTGGACGATGGGCGTCGAGCGCTTTTGGCGAGCGTTTATCAGACGACGCCGGATGATGCGCTGGTGCTTCACCTCTACAATGAAGCGCTTCGAGCCGGATGGGTGGATCAATCGCTCCTTCATCGGGCGGCGATCGAGCGTCGGCGAGAAGCAGGAGAGCCCGGACCATTCACCGGCGTCCTCACCGACGCCGTCGTGCGCCAGCATTTGCGTGGCCGATTCGGCCCGCGGCGCATCTATTCTCCGAGTCAGTTGAACACGTACGGTCAATGTCCGTTCCGATTCTTCGCGCAGCGCGTGCTGCGCTTGGAGAAACGCGAGGAGGCTTCGCTCGACCTTGTCGCCCTGGATCGCGGGTATTTGCTGCACGTCATCCTGCATGAGTTCTTCGAGCGGCATGGGCGAGGATCGCTCGCACCCGAGCGGCGCTACGAGTATCGCGAGGAGATGGCGCGCGTGGCCGAGCGCATTTTCTCGGAATACGAGCAGAAGGCGCTGCCGATCAATCGCGCGCTGTGGGAATTGGAGAAGGCGGAGCTTCTCGACACGTTGATTCAATTCCTGGACGCGGAGATCGCCTATCAACAGCGGACTGGTGGGCGCATGCGCCCATATTGGTTGGAACTCGGATTCGGCATAGAACCACAAGATCGGGACCGATGCCATCCCGACTCCCGGCGGGAGCCGCTCGTGCTGCGCCGCGCGAAGTCATCTTCGGAACATGGCCGCGCCATCGTCGAGGAAGATCGCCTTCAGATTCGCGGACGCATTGATCGCGTGGATCGGTCGGACGAGGGGCATTACATCGCCTACGACTACAAATCGGGAAGCGGGGCTTCCGCGGAGGAGATCGAAGAAGGCGTTGATTTGCAGCTCCCCCTTTATATCCTCGCGCTGGAGCGATTGTTCCTCCGGCCGGGCGAGGAGGTCGTCGGCGGGGGATATTACTCGATTCGTACGGGGAAGCGCACGCGCGGCCTCTATCGGCGGGAAGCGGTGGAGTTGACGGCCATCAGCGAGCGCGCACGTTCCTCGCTGCCGACGCCGGAATGGAGGGAGCGACTCGTCCGCGCCGAGCACTTCGCCTGGCAGTACGTCGAGGGGATGCGTCGCGGAGATTTTCGCGTCCAACCGAGAAGTACGCGCGTGTGCCAGCACTGCGAATTTCAGGCTGTGTGTCGCTTCGATCCCTATCGGGCGCACTTCGCGGTGAACGAGGGATCCTCCGCTTTTGAGGAACGGGAATGA
- a CDS encoding MoaD/ThiS family protein, which yields MSVTVRIPQPLRRFTENRDVIELSAGTVGEVLEQLERQYPGITERLREPDGQLRRFVNIYVDGEDIRFLSGLATEVRDGTEVSIIPAIAGGSGHFLLR from the coding sequence ATGAGCGTGACGGTTCGGATTCCACAACCGCTCCGACGCTTCACGGAGAACCGGGATGTGATCGAACTGTCGGCCGGAACTGTCGGCGAGGTCCTGGAACAGTTAGAGCGACAGTATCCGGGCATCACTGAGCGCTTGCGCGAACCCGATGGGCAGCTTCGACGGTTCGTGAACATCTACGTGGATGGCGAGGACATTCGCTTTCTGAGCGGACTGGCGACAGAGGTGCGAGATGGCACGGAAGTCTCCATCATCCCCGCCATCGCGGGGGGGAGCGGGCACTTCCTCCTTCGCTGA
- a CDS encoding threonine synthase, whose product MAYATNAVEAETRSYVTGLRCRVCRATYPEQPVAICEECFGPLEVEYDYDALARVISRERILSRPPTMWRYWELLPLNAPPRVGVETGGTPLVPAPRLGAALGLKNLFLKNDGVCHPTLSFKDRVVAVSLSKACEFGFDTVGCASTGNLANSVAANAARAGLKAYIFIPETLEQAKILGTQIYGARVIAIRGTYDDVNRLCSEIVYTLPWGLVNVNLRPFYSEGSKTVGFEIAEQLGWRAPDAVVVPMAGGSLLTKIHKAFGELQRLGLIPPTRTRLFGAQARGCNPIVAAVKEESETIRPVKPRTIAHSLAIGDPADGYFAARAIRESGGWAEDATDEEILEGIRLLAETEGIFTETAGGVTVAATKKLVEQGWLAPDETVVLAITGNGLKTTEALTASPPIAIAPKITEVERLLREGI is encoded by the coding sequence ATGGCATACGCCACTAATGCCGTCGAGGCGGAAACGCGAAGTTATGTGACTGGATTGCGCTGTCGGGTGTGTCGCGCGACATATCCGGAGCAACCCGTGGCGATCTGCGAGGAGTGCTTCGGTCCTCTGGAAGTGGAGTACGATTACGATGCGCTCGCGCGCGTGATTTCCCGCGAGCGCATCCTCTCGCGTCCGCCGACGATGTGGCGATATTGGGAACTGCTGCCCTTGAATGCGCCGCCGCGCGTGGGAGTCGAGACCGGAGGCACGCCGCTCGTGCCCGCTCCTCGCCTGGGCGCCGCGCTCGGGTTGAAGAACCTCTTCCTCAAGAACGACGGCGTGTGTCATCCGACGCTCTCCTTCAAGGATCGCGTCGTCGCCGTCTCGCTCTCCAAAGCGTGCGAATTCGGCTTCGATACGGTGGGGTGCGCTTCGACGGGGAACCTGGCCAACTCGGTTGCAGCCAATGCCGCGCGCGCGGGATTGAAGGCCTACATCTTCATCCCGGAGACGCTCGAACAGGCGAAAATCCTCGGCACGCAGATTTACGGGGCGCGCGTGATCGCCATTCGCGGCACGTATGACGATGTCAATCGCCTCTGCAGTGAGATCGTTTACACCTTGCCCTGGGGATTGGTCAACGTCAACCTTCGCCCCTTCTATTCGGAGGGCTCGAAGACGGTCGGATTTGAGATCGCCGAACAACTGGGCTGGCGCGCTCCCGACGCGGTGGTCGTCCCGATGGCCGGAGGTTCGCTCCTGACGAAGATTCACAAAGCGTTTGGGGAGCTACAGCGCCTTGGTCTGATCCCGCCGACCCGCACCCGCCTATTCGGCGCTCAAGCGAGAGGGTGTAACCCGATCGTCGCCGCCGTCAAAGAGGAGAGCGAGACGATTCGTCCGGTGAAACCGCGGACGATCGCGCACTCGCTCGCTATCGGTGACCCGGCGGATGGCTATTTCGCCGCGCGAGCGATTCGCGAGAGCGGCGGTTGGGCCGAAGACGCCACCGATGAGGAGATCCTCGAAGGCATCCGCTTGTTGGCCGAGACGGAAGGGATTTTCACGGAGACGGCCGGAGGGGTGACCGTCGCCGCGACGAAGAAGCTCGTCGAGCAAGGGTGGTTGGCCCCTGATGAGACGGTCGTCTTGGCCATCACCGGCAACGGCCTCAAGACGACGGAGGCCCTCACAGCATCGCCTCCTATCGCTATTGCTCCGAAGATCACTGAAGTCGAACGATTGCTCCGAGAGGGAATATGA